One region of Streptomyces subrutilus genomic DNA includes:
- a CDS encoding MFS transporter has protein sequence MTSAVTTGTSATSTPSARPGYGQLLRTPGALGFVLPGFAARLPFGMLTVSILLLVQHTTGSYGSAGIVTAVTGVSMAVFAPLMGKFTDRLGQSAVLVPAALTHTASVGALAALALLGAPLWALVLAAVPAGASVPQAGPMVRARWAAKLEGSPLLPTAAAFESVTDEFTFVIGPVLATFLCTQVHPSAGLITEATLTLAGGLVFAAQRATQPKPAGRPADGEKHTSALSFPGLRVLIVAFLGIGAVFGGMQVSLAAFSNEIGNPGANGLLYGVFAAGNMVAGIAMGAIAWKIGPRRRLILGYIGLTAAASVLWAANSAILLGALGLVVGLCIAPALITGYTMIEQLIPAASRTEAFTWLTGAVAFGQAVAVTVAGRLTDAHGSSYGFLVPMAATALALVTLLALRAKLAPKAPSRIVNASAPAAAPSAGPSTGSRNRVNERGMGHRVPLTVD, from the coding sequence GTGACATCCGCGGTCACGACCGGAACGTCCGCCACGTCCACCCCCTCCGCCCGGCCCGGCTACGGGCAGCTCCTGCGCACCCCCGGTGCCCTCGGCTTCGTACTTCCCGGCTTCGCCGCCCGGCTCCCCTTCGGGATGCTCACCGTCAGCATCCTCCTGCTCGTCCAGCACACCACCGGCTCCTACGGCAGCGCCGGCATCGTGACCGCCGTGACCGGCGTGTCCATGGCCGTGTTCGCCCCGCTGATGGGCAAGTTCACCGACCGGCTCGGCCAGAGCGCCGTCCTGGTCCCGGCCGCGCTGACGCACACCGCCTCCGTGGGCGCGCTGGCCGCCCTCGCGCTGCTCGGCGCCCCGCTGTGGGCGCTGGTGCTGGCCGCCGTCCCGGCCGGCGCCTCCGTCCCGCAGGCCGGTCCGATGGTCCGGGCCCGCTGGGCCGCCAAGCTCGAGGGCTCGCCGCTATTGCCGACCGCGGCCGCGTTCGAGTCGGTCACCGACGAGTTCACCTTCGTCATCGGCCCGGTCCTCGCGACCTTCCTGTGCACCCAGGTCCACCCCTCGGCGGGCCTGATCACCGAGGCCACCCTGACGCTCGCCGGCGGGCTCGTCTTCGCCGCGCAGCGCGCCACCCAGCCCAAGCCGGCCGGCCGCCCGGCCGACGGCGAGAAGCACACCTCCGCCCTGTCCTTCCCGGGCCTGCGCGTCCTGATCGTCGCCTTCCTCGGGATCGGCGCCGTCTTCGGCGGCATGCAGGTCTCGCTCGCCGCCTTCTCCAACGAGATCGGCAACCCGGGCGCCAACGGCCTGCTCTACGGCGTCTTCGCCGCGGGCAACATGGTCGCCGGCATCGCCATGGGCGCCATCGCCTGGAAGATCGGCCCGCGCCGCCGCCTGATCCTCGGCTACATCGGCCTCACCGCCGCCGCCTCGGTCCTGTGGGCCGCGAACTCGGCGATCCTGCTGGGCGCGCTCGGCCTGGTCGTCGGCCTGTGCATCGCCCCGGCGCTGATCACCGGCTACACCATGATCGAGCAGCTGATCCCGGCCGCCTCGCGCACCGAGGCCTTCACCTGGCTGACCGGCGCGGTCGCCTTCGGGCAGGCCGTCGCCGTGACCGTGGCCGGCCGCCTGACGGACGCGCACGGATCCTCGTACGGCTTCCTGGTGCCGATGGCCGCCACCGCGCTGGCCCTGGTCACCCTGCTGGCCCTGCGCGCGAAGCTGGCGCCCAAGGCTCCGAGCCGGATCGTGAACGCGTCCGCTCCGGCCGCGGCCCCGTCCGCGGGCCCCTCGACGGGCTCCCGTAACCGGGTGAACGAGCGTGGGATGGGTCACCGCGTGCCGCTGACGGTGGACTGA
- a CDS encoding FmdB family zinc ribbon protein, with translation MPTYQYQCTECGEGLEAVQKFTDDALTVCPSCDGRLKKVFSAVGIVFKGSGFYRNDSRGASSSSTPASKPASTPSTSTAAAAPAASSSSASSSSGSSSTSAA, from the coding sequence GTGCCGACCTATCAGTACCAGTGCACCGAGTGCGGTGAGGGCCTCGAGGCCGTGCAGAAGTTCACCGATGACGCGCTGACCGTGTGCCCGAGCTGTGACGGACGCCTGAAGAAGGTGTTCTCCGCGGTCGGCATCGTCTTCAAGGGCTCCGGTTTCTACCGGAACGACAGCCGCGGCGCTTCGTCGAGCAGCACTCCTGCCTCGAAGCCGGCCTCGACCCCGTCGACGTCCACGGCTGCCGCCGCCCCCGCCGCTTCGTCCTCCTCGGCGTCGTCGAGTTCGGGCAGCAGCTCCACCTCGGCTGCCTGA
- a CDS encoding S-methyl-5'-thioadenosine phosphorylase, translating into MVNAEIGVIGGSGFYSFLEDVSEMRVETPYGPPSDSLYVGELAGRQVAFLPRHGRSHTVPPHKINYRANLWALRSVGVRQVLGPCAVGGLRAEYGPGTLLVPDQLVDRTKSRAQTFFDGDPLPDGSVPNVVHTTFADPYCPVGRSVALAAARGRDWEPVDGGTMVVIEGPRFSTRAESRWHAAAGWSVVGMTGHPEAVLARELGLCYTSMALVTDLDAGAETGEGVSHTEVLRVFGENVGRLREVLFDAVAALPATETRACLCTHAHDGWDLGIELP; encoded by the coding sequence ATGGTGAACGCAGAGATCGGTGTCATCGGCGGCTCGGGCTTCTACTCCTTCCTGGAGGACGTCTCCGAGATGCGGGTGGAAACCCCGTACGGACCTCCCAGCGACTCCCTGTACGTGGGCGAGCTGGCCGGCCGGCAGGTGGCCTTCCTCCCCCGGCACGGGCGCAGCCACACCGTCCCGCCGCACAAGATCAACTACCGGGCGAACCTGTGGGCGCTGCGCTCGGTCGGCGTCCGCCAGGTGCTGGGCCCGTGCGCGGTCGGCGGCCTGCGGGCCGAGTACGGTCCGGGCACGCTGCTCGTGCCCGACCAGCTGGTGGACCGTACGAAGTCCCGTGCGCAGACCTTCTTCGACGGGGACCCGCTGCCCGACGGGAGCGTGCCGAACGTCGTGCACACCACCTTCGCGGACCCGTACTGCCCGGTCGGGCGGTCGGTCGCCCTGGCGGCGGCCCGGGGGCGGGACTGGGAGCCGGTGGACGGCGGCACCATGGTCGTCATCGAGGGCCCGCGGTTCTCGACGCGCGCCGAGTCGCGCTGGCACGCGGCGGCGGGCTGGTCGGTGGTCGGCATGACGGGCCACCCGGAGGCCGTGCTCGCCCGGGAGCTGGGGCTCTGCTACACCTCGATGGCCCTGGTCACGGACCTGGACGCGGGCGCCGAGACCGGCGAGGGCGTGTCCCACACGGAGGTGCTGCGGGTGTTCGGCGAGAACGTCGGCCGACTGCGCGAGGTCCTCTTCGACGCGGTGGCGGCGCTCCCGGCGACGGAGACCCGCGCCTGCCTGTGCACGCACGCGCACGACGGCTGGGACCTGGGCATCGAGCTTCCGTAG
- the mscL gene encoding large conductance mechanosensitive channel protein MscL, which yields MSEKKQESVLAGFKAFLMRGNVVDLAVAVVIGAAFTNIVNAIVKGIISPLVGAIGTKNLDVYKSCLKAPCGLDAGGQPTGVEILWGSVLNAALTFLITAAVVYFLMVLPMAKYLAKVEARRKAKEGVQETMEITELEVLKEIRDALVAQRGANGVGTGSPASRDAF from the coding sequence GTGAGCGAGAAGAAGCAGGAGAGCGTCCTGGCGGGCTTCAAGGCCTTCCTGATGCGCGGCAACGTGGTCGACCTCGCGGTCGCCGTGGTCATCGGCGCGGCGTTCACGAACATCGTGAACGCCATCGTGAAGGGAATCATCAGCCCGCTGGTGGGAGCCATCGGGACCAAGAACCTCGATGTCTACAAGTCGTGCCTGAAGGCCCCCTGCGGCCTCGACGCGGGCGGCCAGCCCACGGGTGTCGAGATCCTCTGGGGCTCGGTGCTCAACGCCGCGCTCACCTTCCTGATCACCGCGGCCGTCGTGTACTTCCTCATGGTGCTGCCGATGGCGAAGTACCTCGCCAAGGTGGAGGCGCGCCGCAAGGCCAAGGAAGGCGTCCAGGAGACCATGGAGATCACGGAGCTGGAGGTCCTCAAGGAGATCCGCGACGCGCTGGTCGCGCAGCGCGGGGCGAACGGCGTCGGGACCGGATCACCGGCGTCGCGCGACGCGTTCTAG
- a CDS encoding MFS transporter, producing MPALLVAFVVWQVWSITATNLKDVGFGFSQSQLFWLTAVSGITGGTAHILYTFIGPMIGQRRFTAVSTVVLIVPLLWLGFAVQNPDTPYGTMIAIAALCGIGGANFSSSLANIGFFYPKREKGNATGVNGGLGNLGVSVVQLLTPILITSSVLAIGAGQKKANGSEIYLQNAAFVWVPVLIVLAAVAWFGQNDLKVAAAPFSQQKIIFRRKHNWLMTWLYVGTFGSFIGFAAGLPLLIKNNFEAQGYHATTYAWIGPFIGAFMRWAGGWLSDKMGGARVTMLSFVGMAASLVVVIFALPHSGDQGSFWAFFIGFLAAFAFSGLGNGSTFRQIPVIFRDQHMREAAGRGPEAQGAALKQSEMEAGAVTGFSSAIAAYGFFFIPAMFAAMAVPHALWLFIGFYATCLVVCWWFYARKGAEAPS from the coding sequence GTGCCGGCGCTGCTGGTGGCCTTCGTGGTCTGGCAGGTGTGGAGCATCACGGCGACCAACCTGAAGGACGTCGGCTTCGGGTTCTCGCAGTCCCAGCTGTTCTGGCTGACGGCGGTCTCCGGCATCACCGGCGGTACCGCGCACATCCTCTACACCTTCATCGGCCCGATGATCGGGCAGCGGCGCTTCACGGCGGTCTCCACGGTCGTGCTGATCGTGCCGCTGCTGTGGCTGGGCTTCGCGGTGCAGAACCCGGACACCCCGTACGGCACGATGATCGCGATCGCGGCGCTGTGCGGCATCGGCGGCGCGAACTTCTCCTCCTCCCTGGCCAACATCGGCTTCTTCTACCCGAAGCGGGAGAAGGGCAACGCGACGGGCGTCAACGGCGGACTGGGCAACCTGGGCGTGTCCGTGGTCCAGCTGCTGACCCCGATCCTGATCACCTCCTCGGTCCTGGCGATCGGCGCGGGCCAGAAGAAGGCGAACGGCTCGGAGATCTACCTCCAGAACGCGGCCTTCGTGTGGGTGCCGGTGCTGATCGTGCTGGCCGCGGTGGCCTGGTTCGGCCAGAACGACCTCAAGGTGGCCGCCGCCCCCTTCAGCCAGCAGAAGATCATCTTCAGGCGCAAGCACAACTGGCTGATGACCTGGCTCTACGTCGGCACCTTCGGCTCCTTCATCGGCTTCGCCGCGGGCCTGCCCCTGCTGATCAAGAACAACTTCGAGGCGCAGGGCTACCACGCCACCACCTATGCCTGGATCGGCCCCTTCATCGGCGCGTTCATGCGCTGGGCCGGCGGATGGCTCTCCGACAAGATGGGCGGTGCCCGGGTCACCATGCTGTCCTTCGTCGGCATGGCGGCCTCGCTGGTGGTGGTGATCTTCGCACTGCCGCACAGCGGCGACCAGGGCAGCTTCTGGGCCTTCTTCATCGGCTTCCTGGCGGCCTTCGCCTTCTCCGGCCTCGGCAACGGCTCGACCTTCCGGCAGATCCCGGTGATCTTCCGGGACCAGCACATGCGGGAGGCCGCGGGCAGGGGGCCCGAGGCGCAGGGCGCCGCGCTGAAGCAGTCCGAGATGGAGGCGGGCGCCGTCACCGGCTTCTCCTCCGCCATCGCCGCCTACGGCTTCTTCTTCATCCCCGCGATGTTCGCCGCCATGGCGGTCCCGCACGCCCTGTGGCTGTTCATCGGCTTCTACGCCACCTGCCTGGTGGTGTGCTGGTGGTTCTACGCCCGCAAGGGCGCCGAAGCCCCCAGCTGA
- a CDS encoding low temperature requirement protein A, producing the protein MAYIPMTARSRDEHHRAATPLELFFDLCFVVAIAQAGARLVHALAEGHPGAGVVGYFFVFFGVWWAWMNFTWFASAYDVDDVPYRIATLVQIAGVLVYAAGVSRAFDENDWTVAVIGYLIMRVALTAQWLRAAAGESGAARTAALKYAAGLVVCQAAWVALLFAPDGWRRWLFLVVAAMELLVPVIAERGHQTPWHAHHIVERYGLFTIIVLGETIAASTVAVKSALDEHEALDRLLPIAGGGLLIVFAAWWIYFAVPMHEYLTSNRQAIPWGYGHLLVFASGAAIGAGIEVAVEHAVGKAHVSQLAANAAVTVPTAIFLMTVWLLHSRHFKRGLAQQLTLPLSAVAVLACTWTGTHAVLYAGLVAAATVAVGLTLATRPRR; encoded by the coding sequence ATGGCGTACATCCCCATGACCGCGCGCAGCCGCGACGAGCACCACCGCGCGGCCACCCCGCTGGAGCTGTTCTTCGACCTCTGCTTCGTCGTCGCGATCGCCCAGGCCGGCGCCCGGCTGGTGCACGCGCTGGCGGAGGGCCATCCCGGCGCCGGGGTGGTCGGTTACTTCTTCGTCTTCTTCGGCGTGTGGTGGGCGTGGATGAACTTCACGTGGTTCGCCTCCGCCTACGACGTCGACGACGTGCCGTACCGGATCGCGACGCTCGTCCAGATCGCGGGCGTGCTCGTCTACGCGGCGGGCGTGAGCCGGGCGTTCGACGAGAACGACTGGACGGTGGCCGTCATCGGTTACCTGATCATGCGGGTGGCGCTCACCGCCCAGTGGCTGCGGGCTGCCGCCGGGGAGAGCGGGGCGGCGCGCACGGCCGCGCTGAAGTACGCGGCGGGGCTGGTGGTATGCCAGGCCGCCTGGGTGGCGCTGCTGTTCGCCCCGGACGGCTGGAGGCGGTGGCTGTTCCTGGTCGTGGCCGCCATGGAGCTGCTGGTCCCGGTGATCGCCGAGCGCGGCCACCAGACGCCGTGGCACGCACACCACATCGTGGAGCGGTACGGCCTGTTCACCATCATCGTGCTCGGCGAGACGATCGCCGCGAGCACGGTGGCGGTGAAGTCGGCCCTCGACGAGCACGAGGCGCTGGACCGGCTGCTGCCCATCGCCGGCGGCGGACTGCTGATCGTCTTCGCTGCCTGGTGGATCTACTTCGCGGTGCCGATGCACGAGTACCTGACCTCGAACCGGCAGGCCATCCCGTGGGGTTACGGCCACCTGCTGGTCTTCGCCTCCGGTGCGGCGATCGGGGCGGGCATCGAGGTCGCGGTGGAGCACGCGGTGGGCAAGGCGCACGTCTCGCAGCTCGCCGCCAACGCCGCCGTGACCGTGCCGACGGCGATCTTCCTGATGACGGTGTGGCTCCTGCACTCCCGCCACTTCAAGCGGGGCCTCGCGCAGCAGCTCACCCTGCCGTTGTCGGCGGTCGCCGTCCTGGCGTGTACGTGGACGGGGACGCACGCGGTCCTGTACGCGGGCCTGGTCGCGGCCGCGACGGTCGCCGTCGGCCTCACCCTGGCCACGCGGCCGCGCCGTTGA
- a CDS encoding cytochrome P450, whose protein sequence is MTLPAQRPGHAPGRELVEPGFWQQPPAHRLAAFARLRALEAPVFVPEGPGRGHWALVRHAHVQEASRLPKVFASAPGVTTPEPARWVRALFGDSMVNLDGPDHAQLRKIVQRAFTPRLLAAAEADIHAVAARIVDDVLAGEPDEFVSAVASRLPLEVICNMMGIPEHFRPEIADRVNHASENIGVERGLAARLRMPGRGLRALARMQRMVAGIGRERRKNPADDLISALVCANVDGQALGARQLGAFFSLLMVAGVETTRNAITHGLTLLTGNPGQRDLLLSDFEAYADGAVDEMIRHSTPIIQFRRTVVAKHTLGGHDFRPGDKVVLYYASANRDEAVFPDPDAFDITRSPNPHLGFGGGGPHFCLGAHLARVEMKALFRELLTRPVGLRAVGLPDLAGSNFDNRVRSLKFAFERP, encoded by the coding sequence ATGACACTCCCCGCACAACGCCCCGGCCACGCCCCCGGCAGGGAACTGGTCGAGCCCGGCTTCTGGCAGCAGCCCCCCGCCCACCGCCTCGCGGCGTTCGCCCGGCTGCGGGCCCTGGAAGCGCCCGTGTTCGTCCCCGAAGGGCCCGGGCGCGGGCACTGGGCCCTCGTCCGCCACGCCCACGTGCAGGAGGCCAGCCGCCTGCCCAAGGTCTTCGCCAGCGCGCCCGGCGTGACCACCCCCGAGCCCGCCCGCTGGGTCCGCGCCCTGTTCGGGGACTCCATGGTCAATCTGGACGGCCCCGACCACGCCCAGCTCCGCAAGATCGTGCAGCGGGCCTTCACGCCCCGCCTGCTGGCCGCCGCCGAGGCGGACATCCACGCGGTGGCCGCCCGCATCGTGGACGACGTACTGGCCGGGGAGCCCGACGAGTTCGTCTCGGCGGTGGCCTCCCGCCTGCCCCTGGAGGTCATCTGCAACATGATGGGCATCCCGGAGCACTTCCGCCCCGAGATCGCCGACCGCGTCAACCACGCCTCCGAGAACATCGGCGTGGAGCGCGGCCTCGCCGCCCGGCTGCGGATGCCCGGGCGGGGCCTGCGCGCGCTCGCCCGGATGCAGCGGATGGTGGCCGGCATCGGGCGGGAACGGCGCAAGAACCCCGCCGACGACCTGATCTCGGCACTGGTCTGCGCGAACGTCGACGGCCAGGCCCTCGGCGCCCGCCAACTCGGCGCCTTCTTCTCGCTCCTGATGGTCGCCGGGGTGGAGACCACCCGCAACGCGATCACGCACGGGCTGACCCTGCTGACCGGCAACCCGGGCCAGCGCGACCTGCTGCTCTCGGACTTCGAGGCGTACGCGGACGGCGCGGTCGACGAGATGATCCGCCACTCGACGCCGATCATCCAGTTCCGCCGGACCGTGGTCGCCAAACACACTCTGGGCGGGCACGACTTCCGCCCGGGCGACAAGGTGGTCCTGTACTACGCCTCCGCCAACCGCGACGAGGCGGTCTTCCCGGACCCCGACGCCTTCGACATCACCCGCTCGCCCAATCCGCACCTGGGGTTCGGCGGCGGCGGGCCGCACTTCTGCCTGGGCGCGCACCTGGCCCGGGTGGAGATGAAGGCGCTCTTCCGCGAACTGCTCACCCGGCCGGTCGGGCTGCGCGCGGTGGGCCTGCCGGATCTGGCCGGCTCGAACTTCGACAACCGGGTCCGCTCGCTGAAGTTCGCCTTCGAACGCCCCTGA
- a CDS encoding DUF5949 family protein produces MTSIQAEIDRSQLGTLSVLAWIGDPSEAHDIPYLLAYTLGDGPGGPEAGETAARGLLEEIGLPIGDVVMDGTRNPAAFPVQILLEGNQIALTLPGMNAQCTAPDEWVAAANESGQAYFLFATRAWPEAVPGRPVDAPTLQAFAGDEEVLTGSAHCVLTVRRLQK; encoded by the coding sequence ATGACTTCTATTCAAGCCGAAATCGACCGGTCCCAGCTCGGCACCCTTTCGGTGCTCGCCTGGATCGGCGACCCCTCCGAGGCGCACGACATCCCGTACCTCCTCGCCTACACCCTCGGGGACGGCCCGGGCGGCCCGGAGGCCGGCGAGACGGCGGCCCGCGGGCTGCTGGAGGAGATCGGCCTGCCCATCGGCGACGTCGTCATGGACGGCACCCGCAATCCGGCCGCCTTTCCCGTGCAGATCCTGCTGGAGGGCAACCAGATCGCGCTGACCCTGCCGGGGATGAACGCCCAGTGCACCGCCCCCGACGAGTGGGTCGCCGCGGCGAACGAGAGCGGGCAGGCCTATTTCCTGTTCGCCACGCGCGCCTGGCCCGAGGCGGTCCCCGGCCGGCCGGTGGACGCGCCGACCCTCCAGGCGTTCGCGGGCGACGAGGAAGTGCTCACCGGCAGCGCGCACTGCGTCCTGACCGTGCGGCGCCTGCAGAAGTAG
- a CDS encoding DUF6299 family protein: protein MGIHGTRTALAALSALAATALFTAPAEATSFDQGISVQPYGHVSEDGTVTLSGTYHCTNPSPAGARLQIAAAVVQDGTRLAFGGGEAKCDGQEHEWQATGSLKFTPAVHPGPARAEAQLNEIHFSGLMPRSIDTVAEDRQEITLVAHR, encoded by the coding sequence ATGGGTATTCACGGAACCCGCACGGCCCTTGCAGCACTGTCGGCGCTGGCCGCCACGGCGCTATTCACCGCCCCCGCCGAAGCCACTTCTTTCGACCAGGGGATTTCCGTACAGCCGTACGGTCATGTCTCCGAGGACGGTACGGTCACCCTTTCCGGCACCTACCACTGCACGAACCCGTCGCCCGCGGGAGCGAGGCTCCAGATCGCGGCGGCCGTCGTCCAGGACGGCACGCGGCTCGCCTTCGGCGGCGGCGAGGCGAAGTGCGACGGACAGGAGCACGAGTGGCAGGCCACCGGCTCGCTGAAGTTCACCCCGGCCGTGCACCCGGGCCCGGCGCGCGCCGAGGCCCAGCTCAACGAGATCCACTTCTCGGGCCTGATGCCGCGCTCGATCGACACGGTCGCGGAGGACCGCCAGGAGATCACCCTGGTCGCCCACCGCTGA
- a CDS encoding SpoIIE family protein phosphatase — protein sequence MAAAERDRPEQTRRSPQTGPGERLALNGMGSFEWDLDAGSLALDEAGMDVFDLELGRFDGTPEGLGLRIPPEDGARLAETVAAVLESGGDSYGAYFTVQRRDGRDQWTHTQGRVLRDGGGHPRRIVGIVRDATAELAQATMLRKLETARAQQTTIVQRTTEALSRAVTVDDVTAALTGAGALERLGADGLALGLVEGGTMKIIALSGESLEILGERRFTRLDGSLPLSQAVLSRQARFATSLSALGEEFPLLSDYLSRIRFDAAAYLPLIAQAQAIGGLVLFYRRRTEFSPEERNLCLGLAGIVAQSLQRALLFDQEREFATGLQAAMLPRRIPEITGGEIAVRYHAAWSGREVGGDWYDVIALPRDRVGIVVGDVQGHDTHAAAIMGQLRIALRAYAGEGHPPSTVLARASRFLAELDTERFATCMYAQVDLETGGVRAVRAGHIGPLIRHTDGRTGWPNVRGGLPLGLASAFAREEFPETRLDLVPGETLVLCTDGLVEEPGTDITQGMAALAHAVSSGPQEAGALADHLSDRLWERWGSGDDVALLVLRRAPDPGTHRAPRIHQYIHQADPEGLSEARYALRQALRDWGMPDLADDVELAAGELLVNALLHTDGGAVLTMEVLPEPVRRIRLWVKDRSSVWPRRRTPGEAATTGRGLLLVDALATHWGVESRGDGKAVWCEFDVAGSSRSAG from the coding sequence GTGGCAGCGGCGGAGCGCGACCGTCCCGAGCAGACCCGCCGGTCTCCCCAGACCGGCCCGGGGGAGCGGCTCGCGCTGAACGGCATGGGAAGTTTCGAGTGGGACCTGGACGCCGGCTCGCTCGCCCTGGACGAGGCCGGGATGGACGTCTTCGACCTGGAGCTGGGCCGGTTCGACGGCACCCCGGAGGGGCTCGGGCTGCGGATCCCCCCGGAGGACGGCGCCCGGCTGGCCGAGACCGTGGCCGCGGTGCTGGAGAGCGGCGGGGACTCGTACGGGGCCTACTTCACGGTGCAGCGGCGCGACGGCCGCGACCAGTGGACGCACACCCAGGGCCGGGTGCTGCGGGACGGGGGCGGCCACCCGCGGCGGATCGTGGGGATCGTCCGGGACGCGACGGCGGAGCTGGCCCAGGCCACCATGCTGCGCAAACTGGAGACGGCCCGCGCCCAGCAGACGACCATCGTCCAGCGGACCACCGAGGCCCTGTCGCGGGCGGTGACGGTCGACGACGTCACGGCCGCGCTGACCGGGGCGGGCGCGCTGGAGCGGCTCGGCGCCGACGGCCTGGCCCTGGGGCTGGTCGAGGGCGGCACCATGAAGATCATCGCCCTGAGCGGGGAGTCGCTGGAGATCCTCGGCGAGCGGCGGTTCACCCGGCTGGACGGTTCGCTGCCGCTCTCGCAGGCGGTGCTCAGCAGGCAGGCACGTTTCGCCACCTCGCTCAGCGCGCTCGGCGAGGAGTTCCCGCTGCTCAGCGACTACCTCAGCCGGATCCGCTTCGACGCCGCCGCCTACCTGCCGCTGATCGCCCAGGCCCAGGCCATCGGGGGGCTGGTCCTCTTCTACCGGCGGCGCACCGAGTTCAGCCCCGAGGAGCGCAACCTGTGCCTCGGCCTCGCGGGCATCGTCGCCCAGTCCCTCCAGCGCGCGCTCCTCTTCGACCAGGAGCGGGAGTTCGCCACCGGACTCCAGGCCGCCATGCTGCCGCGGCGGATCCCGGAGATCACCGGCGGGGAGATCGCGGTCCGCTACCACGCCGCCTGGAGCGGGCGCGAGGTCGGCGGGGACTGGTACGACGTGATCGCCCTGCCCCGCGACCGGGTCGGCATCGTGGTGGGCGACGTACAGGGCCACGACACGCACGCGGCGGCCATCATGGGCCAGCTGCGGATCGCGCTGCGGGCGTACGCGGGCGAGGGGCACCCGCCGTCCACCGTGCTGGCGCGGGCCTCGCGCTTCCTCGCCGAACTGGACACCGAGCGCTTCGCGACCTGCATGTACGCCCAGGTGGACCTGGAGACGGGCGGCGTACGCGCCGTGCGCGCGGGCCACATCGGCCCGCTGATCCGGCACACCGACGGCCGGACGGGCTGGCCCAACGTGCGCGGCGGCCTGCCGCTCGGGCTGGCCTCGGCCTTCGCGCGGGAGGAGTTCCCCGAGACCCGGCTCGACCTGGTGCCCGGGGAGACGCTCGTGCTGTGCACGGACGGCCTGGTGGAGGAGCCGGGCACCGACATCACCCAGGGGATGGCGGCCCTCGCCCACGCCGTCAGCAGCGGCCCGCAGGAGGCCGGTGCCCTCGCCGACCACCTCTCGGACCGGCTCTGGGAGCGCTGGGGCTCCGGGGACGACGTGGCCCTGCTGGTGCTGCGCCGGGCCCCGGACCCAGGCACCCACCGGGCCCCGCGCATCCACCAGTACATCCACCAGGCCGACCCGGAAGGGCTCTCGGAGGCCCGCTATGCCCTGCGCCAGGCGCTGCGCGACTGGGGCATGCCGGACCTCGCCGACGACGTGGAACTGGCCGCCGGGGAACTGCTGGTCAACGCCCTGCTGCACACCGACGGCGGAGCGGTGCTGACGATGGAGGTGCTGCCCGAGCCGGTCCGGCGGATCCGGCTGTGGGTCAAGGACCGGTCCAGCGTGTGGCCGCGCCGGCGCACCCCGGGCGAGGCGGCCACCACGGGCCGCGGGCTGCTGCTGGTGGACGCGCTGGCCACGCACTGGGGTGTGGAGTCCCGCGGCGACGGCAAGGCGGTGTGGTGCGAGTTCGACGTCGCGGGCAGCTCCCGGAGCGCGGGGTGA